In a genomic window of Sus scrofa isolate TJ Tabasco breed Duroc chromosome 4, Sscrofa11.1, whole genome shotgun sequence:
- the TRIB1 gene encoding tribbles homolog 1 isoform X1 has protein sequence MRVGPVRSAMSGVSQPRAPALLLPAGRGAPAKRLLDADDAAAVAAKCPRLSECSNPPDYLSPPGSPCSPQPPPAAPGAGGGSGSAPGPSRIADYLLLPLAEREHVSRALCIHTGRELRCKVFPIKHYQDKIRPYIQLPSHRNITGIVEVILGETKAYVFFERDFGDMHSYVRSRKRLREEEAARLFKQIVSAVAHCHQSAIVLGDLKLRKFVFSTEERTQLRLESLEDTHIIKGEDDALSDKHGCPAYVSPEILNTTGTYSGKAADVWSLGVMLYTLLVGRYPFHDSDPSALFSKIRRGQFCIPDHISPKARCLIRSLLRREPSERLTAPEILLHPWFQSVLEPGYVDPEIGTSDQIVPEYQEDSDISSFFC, from the exons ATGCGGGTCGGTCCCGTGCGCTCTGCTATGAGCGGCGTCTCGCAGCCCCGAGCCCCGGCCTTGCTGCTCCCGGCCGGCCGGGGCGCTCCTGCCAAACGCCTGCTGGACGCGGACGacgcggcggcggtggcggccaAGTGCCCACGTCTCTCCGAGTGCTCAAACCCTCCGGACTACCTCAGCCCCCCTGGCTCTCCCTGCAGCCCGCAGCCTCCGCCCGCCGCGCCCGGGGCTGGCGGCGGCTCCGGGAGCGCGCCGGGGCCCAGCCGCATCGCCGACTACCTGCTGCTGCCCCTGGCCGAGCGCGAACATGTGTCCCGGGCGCTGTGCATCCACACGGGCCGCGAGCTGCGCTGCAAG GTGTTTCCCATTAAACACTACCAGGACAAAATCCGGCCTTACATCCAGCTGCCATCACACAGGAACATCACTGGCATCGTGGAAGTGATCCTCGGGGAAACCAAGgcctatgtcttctttgaaaggGACTTTGGGGACATGCACTCCTATGTGCGCAGCCGGAAGAGGCTGCGGGAGGAGGAGGCCGCCCGGCTCTTCAAGCAGATCGTCTCTGCCGTTGCCCACTGCCACCAGTCGGCCATCGTGCTGGGGGACCTGAAGCTTAGGAAATTTGTCTTCTCCACGGAGGAGAG AACCCAGCTCCGACTGGAGAGCCTCGAAGATACACACATCATTAAGGGAGAAGATGATGCTCTATCAGACAAACACGGCTGCCCCGCCTACGTGAGCCCGGAGATCCTGAACACCACAGGGACCTACTCCGGGAAAGCGGCCGACGTTTGGAGCCTCGGGGTGATGCTCTACACCCTTTTGGTGGGACGCTACCCCTTCCATGACTCAGACCCCAGTGCCCTTTTCTCCAAAATCCGACGTGGACAGTTCTGCATTCCCGACCACATTTCCCCCAAAGCCAGGTGCCTCATTCGCAGCCTCCTGAGACGGGAGCCTTCCGAGAGACTTACGGCTCCCGAGATCTTACTCCATCCCTGGTTCCAGTCGGTCTTGGAACCTGGGTACGTGGACCCAGAAATAGGAACTTCCGATCAGATTGTTCCAGAGTACCAGGAGGACAGCGACATCAGTTCCTTCTTCTGCTAA
- the TRIB1 gene encoding tribbles homolog 1 isoform X2 yields MKKTPERIVWSCGNFNSRVHLPEPQQVFPIKHYQDKIRPYIQLPSHRNITGIVEVILGETKAYVFFERDFGDMHSYVRSRKRLREEEAARLFKQIVSAVAHCHQSAIVLGDLKLRKFVFSTEERTQLRLESLEDTHIIKGEDDALSDKHGCPAYVSPEILNTTGTYSGKAADVWSLGVMLYTLLVGRYPFHDSDPSALFSKIRRGQFCIPDHISPKARCLIRSLLRREPSERLTAPEILLHPWFQSVLEPGYVDPEIGTSDQIVPEYQEDSDISSFFC; encoded by the exons atgaaaaaaaccccGGAGAGAATCGTATGGTCCTGTGGGAATTTTAACTCAAGAGTacatctccctgagcctcagcag GTGTTTCCCATTAAACACTACCAGGACAAAATCCGGCCTTACATCCAGCTGCCATCACACAGGAACATCACTGGCATCGTGGAAGTGATCCTCGGGGAAACCAAGgcctatgtcttctttgaaaggGACTTTGGGGACATGCACTCCTATGTGCGCAGCCGGAAGAGGCTGCGGGAGGAGGAGGCCGCCCGGCTCTTCAAGCAGATCGTCTCTGCCGTTGCCCACTGCCACCAGTCGGCCATCGTGCTGGGGGACCTGAAGCTTAGGAAATTTGTCTTCTCCACGGAGGAGAG AACCCAGCTCCGACTGGAGAGCCTCGAAGATACACACATCATTAAGGGAGAAGATGATGCTCTATCAGACAAACACGGCTGCCCCGCCTACGTGAGCCCGGAGATCCTGAACACCACAGGGACCTACTCCGGGAAAGCGGCCGACGTTTGGAGCCTCGGGGTGATGCTCTACACCCTTTTGGTGGGACGCTACCCCTTCCATGACTCAGACCCCAGTGCCCTTTTCTCCAAAATCCGACGTGGACAGTTCTGCATTCCCGACCACATTTCCCCCAAAGCCAGGTGCCTCATTCGCAGCCTCCTGAGACGGGAGCCTTCCGAGAGACTTACGGCTCCCGAGATCTTACTCCATCCCTGGTTCCAGTCGGTCTTGGAACCTGGGTACGTGGACCCAGAAATAGGAACTTCCGATCAGATTGTTCCAGAGTACCAGGAGGACAGCGACATCAGTTCCTTCTTCTGCTAA
- the TRIB1 gene encoding tribbles homolog 1 isoform X3: MVFPIKHYQDKIRPYIQLPSHRNITGIVEVILGETKAYVFFERDFGDMHSYVRSRKRLREEEAARLFKQIVSAVAHCHQSAIVLGDLKLRKFVFSTEERTQLRLESLEDTHIIKGEDDALSDKHGCPAYVSPEILNTTGTYSGKAADVWSLGVMLYTLLVGRYPFHDSDPSALFSKIRRGQFCIPDHISPKARCLIRSLLRREPSERLTAPEILLHPWFQSVLEPGYVDPEIGTSDQIVPEYQEDSDISSFFC; this comes from the exons ATG GTGTTTCCCATTAAACACTACCAGGACAAAATCCGGCCTTACATCCAGCTGCCATCACACAGGAACATCACTGGCATCGTGGAAGTGATCCTCGGGGAAACCAAGgcctatgtcttctttgaaaggGACTTTGGGGACATGCACTCCTATGTGCGCAGCCGGAAGAGGCTGCGGGAGGAGGAGGCCGCCCGGCTCTTCAAGCAGATCGTCTCTGCCGTTGCCCACTGCCACCAGTCGGCCATCGTGCTGGGGGACCTGAAGCTTAGGAAATTTGTCTTCTCCACGGAGGAGAG AACCCAGCTCCGACTGGAGAGCCTCGAAGATACACACATCATTAAGGGAGAAGATGATGCTCTATCAGACAAACACGGCTGCCCCGCCTACGTGAGCCCGGAGATCCTGAACACCACAGGGACCTACTCCGGGAAAGCGGCCGACGTTTGGAGCCTCGGGGTGATGCTCTACACCCTTTTGGTGGGACGCTACCCCTTCCATGACTCAGACCCCAGTGCCCTTTTCTCCAAAATCCGACGTGGACAGTTCTGCATTCCCGACCACATTTCCCCCAAAGCCAGGTGCCTCATTCGCAGCCTCCTGAGACGGGAGCCTTCCGAGAGACTTACGGCTCCCGAGATCTTACTCCATCCCTGGTTCCAGTCGGTCTTGGAACCTGGGTACGTGGACCCAGAAATAGGAACTTCCGATCAGATTGTTCCAGAGTACCAGGAGGACAGCGACATCAGTTCCTTCTTCTGCTAA